Proteins encoded together in one Roseibacterium elongatum DSM 19469 window:
- the ybgC gene encoding tol-pal system-associated acyl-CoA thioesterase, translated as MIHRHPIRVYYEDTDLAGIVYYANYLKFLERGRSEMVRAAGISQVEMKAQGLVFAVRRVEADYLRPAHFEDLLSVETRMGPLKGASFDMPQRVLRGDEVLLEAVTKVVVLNAAGRATRLPADIRAKLIAIAADDGE; from the coding sequence ATGATCCATCGCCACCCGATCCGCGTGTATTACGAAGACACCGACCTTGCCGGGATCGTCTATTACGCCAACTACCTGAAATTCCTTGAACGCGGCCGGTCCGAGATGGTGCGCGCGGCCGGGATCAGCCAGGTCGAGATGAAGGCGCAGGGGTTGGTCTTTGCCGTCCGACGGGTCGAGGCCGACTATCTGCGGCCGGCGCATTTCGAGGATCTGTTGAGCGTCGAGACGCGCATGGGGCCGCTCAAGGGGGCCAGTTTTGACATGCCGCAGCGTGTGTTGCGCGGCGACGAGGTGCTGCTGGAGGCCGTCACCAAGGTCGTGGTGCTGAACGCGGCGGGGCGGGCGACGCGCCTTCCGGCGGATATTCGCGCAAAACTCATCGCGATTGCGGCGGATGACGGCGAATAA
- the tolQ gene encoding protein TolQ yields METETLALAQEADFTLIALFFRASFIVQLVMIALIAASVWLWAITFSKIAMYRRARANAAAFDAAFWSGEPLDELYDQVADAPASASERVFVAGMTEWRRSLRDDGALIPGVQQRVDRSMDVAISREAERLTSGLTFLATTGATAPFVGLFGTVWGIMRSFQEIAISGNTSLAVVAPGIAEALLATGLGLLAAIPAVILYNKLSNDAEALVATYEGFADEFSTLLSRQLD; encoded by the coding sequence ATGGAAACAGAAACGCTCGCGTTGGCGCAGGAGGCGGATTTCACGCTGATCGCGCTGTTTTTCCGCGCGTCCTTTATCGTGCAGCTTGTGATGATCGCCTTGATCGCGGCGTCGGTCTGGCTGTGGGCGATCACCTTCTCGAAGATCGCGATGTATCGCCGGGCGCGGGCCAATGCGGCGGCCTTCGACGCCGCGTTCTGGTCGGGCGAACCGCTGGACGAGCTTTACGACCAGGTGGCCGATGCGCCGGCCAGCGCGTCCGAACGCGTCTTCGTGGCCGGCATGACCGAATGGCGGCGATCCCTGCGCGATGACGGGGCGTTGATCCCGGGCGTGCAGCAGCGCGTGGACCGGTCGATGGATGTCGCCATCTCGCGCGAAGCGGAGCGGCTGACCAGCGGCCTGACCTTTCTGGCGACCACCGGCGCAACGGCCCCCTTCGTGGGCCTGTTCGGCACGGTCTGGGGCATCATGCGGTCGTTTCAGGAAATCGCGATTTCCGGCAACACATCCCTCGCGGTCGTGGCGCCCGGTATCGCCGAGGCCTTGCTGGCCACGGGGCTTGGGCTGCTGGCCGCGATCCCGGCCGTGATCCTCTACAACAAGCTGTCGAATGACGCCGAAGCGCTTGTGGCGACCTACGAGGGCTTCGCCGACGAGTTTTCGACCCTTCTGTCGCGGCAGCTCGACTGA
- the tolR gene encoding protein TolR — MGASVGHNAGPRRRRGRARRVASRPMSEINVTPFVDVMLVLLIVFMVSAPLMTVGVPIDLPDTSAEALPSEDEEPLTVTLAPDGTVLIQTTEVAQSELVARLQAIASERDSPRVFLRADGSIPYERVMTIMGALNAGGFREIGLVTDSGGPRLDGSGE, encoded by the coding sequence ATGGGGGCGTCTGTCGGACATAATGCAGGGCCGCGCCGTCGGCGGGGGCGGGCGCGGCGCGTGGCCAGCCGCCCCATGTCCGAGATCAACGTCACCCCCTTCGTGGACGTGATGCTGGTGCTGTTGATCGTCTTCATGGTCTCGGCGCCGCTGATGACCGTGGGCGTGCCCATCGACCTGCCCGACACCTCGGCCGAGGCGCTGCCGTCAGAGGATGAAGAACCCCTGACCGTGACGCTGGCCCCCGATGGCACCGTGCTGATACAGACCACCGAGGTGGCGCAGTCGGAACTGGTGGCACGCCTGCAGGCCATCGCGTCGGAACGCGACAGCCCGCGCGTTTTCCTGCGGGCCGACGGGTCGATCCCCTATGAGCGCGTGATGACGATCATGGGCGCGCTGAACGCCGGCGGGTTCCGCGAGATCGGGCTGGTGACGGATTCCGGCGGGCCGCGCCTCGACGGGTCCGGGGAGTGA